One window from the genome of Rhodothermales bacterium encodes:
- a CDS encoding GTP-binding protein produces the protein MAKETFQRTKPHVNVGTIGHVDHGKTTLTAAITSVLSLKSGGEARS, from the coding sequence ATGGCAAAGGAAACGTTTCAGCGCACGAAGCCGCACGTGAACGTCGGCACGATCGGCCACGTCGACCACGGGAAGACCACGCTCACGGCGGCGATCACGTCGGTGCTCTCGCTGAAGTCCGGCGGCGAGGCGCGGTCCTT